The proteins below are encoded in one region of Sphingobium yanoikuyae:
- a CDS encoding xanthine dehydrogenase family protein molybdopterin-binding subunit, which produces MNAPILSRRRFLSASLVAGGGLLFDLNIPLAGAAEGTPQILTAFVRILPDNRVIIGAKNAEIGQGAKTMLPMLIAEEMDVDWAQVTIEQTHADQKIFGGQTAGGSRTTPREWLPTRKAGAAARAMLVAAAAQQWGVAPATLKTGSGKVSDPASGRSISYAALAAAAAQQPPPDPATLTLKDPKDFRIIGQSIGGVDTPAIVAGKPLFGIDFKLPGMLYAVLETCPAFGGTFKTANLDAVKALPGVAHVLTIKGDGTPESLFDGVAILSTSWWSANQAREALKVEWDMSAVSGFSTEGYAVQAAERLKGKADGDIVRAGDVDAAFAGAAKTVSAQYDYPFLAHGTLEPQNCTALFEDGAVEIWAPTQNPESGRGLVAKALNLPPDKIRINFTRIGGGFGRRLMNDYMVQAAAIAAQLPGVPVKLLYNRQQDIQRDFYRPAGWHGFRAALDKAGKLTAFHDHFVTFGKDGKPVRSAEMPATEIPAGLIDTVLLEQSFLSSNMPTGWLRAPGSNALAFVTQAFLDEVAQAAGKDLPTLMLELLGEPRELPRGPNAPPFVTGRAKGVIEKVVALSGWADRGKLPKGRGKGFAFYYSHMGYFAEVLEVALIDGMPKVATVWVAGDVGSQIINPMNALHQAQGSVIEGLGQALAGQKITQVAGAVEQANFDTHPLQRIPDTPQIIVEFVKTDYPPTGMGEPALPPVIPALVNALHAATGKRIRTLPIVPEMFA; this is translated from the coding sequence ATGAACGCGCCGATCCTGTCGCGCCGCCGCTTCCTGAGCGCCTCGCTGGTCGCGGGCGGCGGCCTGTTGTTCGACCTCAACATCCCGCTGGCCGGCGCGGCCGAGGGCACGCCGCAGATATTGACCGCCTTCGTGCGCATCCTGCCCGACAATCGCGTCATCATCGGCGCGAAAAATGCCGAGATCGGGCAGGGCGCCAAGACGATGCTGCCGATGCTGATTGCCGAGGAGATGGACGTCGACTGGGCGCAGGTGACGATCGAGCAGACCCATGCCGACCAGAAGATATTCGGCGGGCAGACGGCCGGGGGCAGTCGCACGACGCCGCGCGAATGGTTGCCGACGCGCAAGGCCGGGGCGGCAGCGCGCGCGATGCTGGTCGCGGCGGCGGCGCAACAATGGGGCGTAGCGCCCGCGACGCTGAAGACCGGCAGCGGCAAGGTGAGCGATCCGGCGTCGGGCAGGAGCATCAGCTATGCCGCGCTGGCCGCCGCCGCGGCACAGCAGCCCCCGCCCGATCCGGCGACATTGACGCTGAAAGACCCGAAGGATTTCCGCATCATCGGCCAGTCGATCGGCGGCGTGGATACGCCGGCTATCGTGGCGGGCAAGCCGTTGTTCGGGATCGATTTCAAGCTGCCGGGCATGCTCTATGCCGTGCTGGAGACCTGCCCGGCCTTTGGCGGGACGTTCAAGACGGCCAATCTGGACGCGGTGAAGGCGCTGCCGGGCGTGGCCCATGTGCTGACGATCAAGGGGGACGGGACGCCGGAATCCTTGTTCGACGGCGTCGCCATCCTGTCGACAAGCTGGTGGAGCGCCAACCAGGCGCGCGAGGCGCTGAAGGTCGAATGGGACATGAGCGCCGTCAGCGGCTTTTCGACCGAGGGCTATGCGGTGCAGGCGGCCGAACGGCTGAAGGGCAAGGCCGATGGCGACATCGTCCGCGCCGGGGATGTGGATGCCGCCTTTGCCGGGGCGGCGAAGACGGTCAGCGCGCAATATGATTATCCCTTTCTGGCGCATGGCACGCTGGAGCCGCAGAACTGCACCGCCCTGTTCGAGGATGGCGCGGTCGAGATCTGGGCGCCGACGCAGAATCCGGAAAGCGGGCGCGGGCTGGTGGCCAAGGCGCTGAACCTGCCGCCGGACAAGATCCGCATCAATTTCACCCGCATCGGTGGCGGCTTCGGCCGGCGGCTGATGAACGACTATATGGTGCAGGCGGCGGCGATCGCGGCGCAATTGCCGGGCGTGCCGGTGAAGCTGCTCTATAACCGCCAGCAGGATATCCAGCGCGATTTCTATCGCCCGGCTGGCTGGCACGGCTTCCGCGCGGCGCTGGACAAGGCGGGCAAGCTGACCGCCTTCCACGATCATTTCGTGACCTTCGGCAAGGACGGCAAGCCGGTGCGGTCGGCCGAGATGCCGGCGACCGAAATCCCCGCCGGCCTGATCGACACGGTGCTGCTGGAACAGAGTTTCCTCAGCTCCAACATGCCGACCGGCTGGCTGCGCGCGCCCGGTTCCAATGCGCTGGCTTTCGTCACCCAGGCGTTCCTGGACGAGGTCGCGCAGGCGGCGGGCAAGGATCTGCCGACGCTGATGCTCGAATTGCTGGGCGAACCGCGCGAATTGCCGCGCGGTCCCAATGCGCCGCCCTTCGTCACCGGCCGCGCCAAGGGCGTGATCGAGAAGGTTGTGGCGCTGAGCGGCTGGGCCGATCGCGGGAAATTGCCCAAGGGGCGGGGCAAGGGCTTTGCCTTTTACTACAGCCATATGGGCTATTTCGCCGAGGTGCTGGAGGTGGCGCTGATCGATGGCATGCCAAAGGTCGCGACCGTGTGGGTCGCGGGCGATGTCGGCAGCCAGATCATCAATCCGATGAATGCGCTGCACCAGGCGCAGGGGTCGGTGATCGAGGGGCTGGGCCAGGCACTGGCCGGGCAGAAGATCACGCAGGTGGCCGGCGCGGTGGAGCAGGCCAATTTCGACACCCATCCGTTGCAGCGAATCCCCGATACGCCGCAGAT
- a CDS encoding (2Fe-2S)-binding protein, with the protein MAISLKVNGQTRTVEADPAKPLLWALREDLDMVGTKFGCGAGLCGACTVHIDGSPARACQTPIGEAQGMAITTIEAVAQSDAGKRISDAWVKLDVPQCGYCQAGQIMSASALLATTPDPSDEDIDAAMMGNLCRCSTYVRIRAAIKDAARAGAKA; encoded by the coding sequence ATGGCGATCAGTCTCAAGGTCAATGGACAGACGCGCACGGTGGAGGCCGATCCGGCCAAGCCGCTGCTGTGGGCACTGCGCGAGGATCTGGACATGGTCGGCACCAAGTTCGGTTGTGGCGCGGGGCTGTGCGGCGCCTGCACCGTGCATATCGACGGCAGCCCGGCGCGCGCCTGCCAGACGCCGATCGGCGAGGCGCAGGGCATGGCGATCACCACGATCGAGGCGGTGGCGCAGAGCGATGCGGGCAAGCGGATATCGGATGCCTGGGTCAAGCTGGACGTGCCGCAATGCGGCTATTGCCAGGCCGGGCAGATCATGAGCGCGAGCGCGCTGCTGGCGACTACGCCCGATCCCAGTGACGAGGATATTGATGCGGCGATGATGGGCAATCTGTGCCGCTGCTCCACCTATGTCCGCATCCGCGCCGCGATCAAGGATGCGGCCAGGGCGGGAGCGAAGGCATGA
- a CDS encoding DUF885 domain-containing protein, protein MTVRISLALLLALGASAPILAQAPTTTPASATAQEDKALLAFLDQAFDQQLALSPESMTSLGLKTDYGKLDDYSERADARSLALQEQQLAELHRRFSPERLGPSARLSYRLFEAQVATSKQQAPFAKYAFPVSTNGSPAGNIPVFLINEHRVDSVADAQAYIARLRDSERVMNEVATKMRDQAAQGIVPPKMVFAPARADAKKVISGAPFDQGPDSTLFADFKKKVGALKASDTEKAKLIADAQAALTGPFAKGFQTLFAALDAIEPRAKGNDGAWSLPGGEAYYDARLAFYTTTSLNADQIHQIGLDQVKAIRAEMEAVKARIGFAGSLTDFFQALRTDPKFKYPNDAAGREAYLADARAAIAQTMDAAPRFFRVLPKAKLEVRAVEAWRQETASVAFYNQPAPDGSRPGIFYVNLADMNQVQKPQVAAIAHHEGAPGHHFQIARAQELPDLPKFRRFGYYGAYTEGWGLYSERLAKEMGAYRDPYSEFGMLSLQMWRAIRLVTDTGLHAKRWTREQAIQYFRDNAPLSERDIVKEVDRYINNPGQATSYMIGQIRITQLRKEAEQALGAKFDIRDFHEVVLANGALPLDVLGEQVQAYIAVTKAKG, encoded by the coding sequence ATGACCGTCCGTATCTCGCTCGCGCTGCTCCTTGCCCTCGGCGCCTCCGCCCCGATCCTGGCCCAAGCCCCAACCACGACGCCCGCCTCGGCCACCGCTCAGGAAGACAAGGCGCTGCTCGCCTTCCTCGACCAGGCGTTCGACCAGCAACTGGCGCTCAGCCCGGAATCGATGACCAGCCTTGGCCTCAAGACCGACTATGGCAAGCTGGACGATTATAGCGAACGGGCCGACGCCCGCAGCCTGGCGCTGCAGGAACAGCAGCTCGCCGAACTGCATCGCCGCTTCTCGCCCGAACGGCTCGGCCCCTCGGCGCGGCTCAGCTATCGTCTGTTCGAAGCGCAGGTGGCGACATCGAAGCAGCAGGCGCCCTTTGCCAAATATGCCTTCCCAGTGTCCACCAATGGCAGCCCGGCGGGCAACATCCCGGTCTTCCTGATTAACGAACATCGCGTCGACAGCGTCGCCGATGCCCAGGCCTATATTGCCCGCCTGCGCGACAGCGAGCGGGTGATGAACGAGGTCGCGACCAAGATGCGCGACCAGGCGGCACAGGGCATCGTCCCGCCCAAGATGGTGTTCGCCCCCGCCCGCGCCGACGCGAAGAAGGTGATCAGCGGCGCGCCCTTCGATCAGGGACCGGACTCCACCCTGTTCGCCGATTTCAAGAAGAAGGTCGGCGCGCTCAAGGCATCGGATACGGAAAAGGCCAAGCTGATCGCGGACGCACAGGCCGCGCTGACCGGCCCCTTCGCCAAGGGTTTCCAGACCCTATTCGCCGCGCTCGATGCGATCGAACCCAGGGCCAAGGGCAATGACGGCGCCTGGAGCCTGCCGGGTGGCGAGGCCTATTATGATGCCCGCCTCGCCTTCTACACCACCACCAGCCTCAACGCTGACCAGATCCACCAGATCGGCCTGGACCAGGTGAAGGCGATCCGGGCGGAGATGGAGGCGGTAAAGGCGCGGATCGGCTTTGCCGGATCGCTGACCGATTTCTTCCAGGCGCTGCGCACCGATCCCAAGTTCAAATATCCCAATGATGCCGCCGGCCGCGAAGCCTATCTGGCGGACGCCCGCGCCGCCATCGCCCAGACCATGGACGCCGCGCCGCGCTTCTTCCGCGTCCTGCCCAAGGCGAAGCTGGAAGTGCGCGCGGTCGAGGCCTGGCGGCAGGAAACCGCCTCGGTCGCCTTCTACAACCAGCCCGCGCCGGACGGATCGCGCCCCGGCATCTTCTACGTCAACCTCGCCGACATGAATCAGGTGCAGAAGCCGCAGGTCGCAGCGATCGCCCATCATGAAGGCGCGCCGGGCCATCATTTCCAGATCGCCCGCGCGCAGGAACTGCCCGACCTGCCCAAATTCCGCCGCTTCGGCTATTATGGCGCCTATACCGAAGGCTGGGGCCTCTATAGCGAGCGCCTGGCCAAGGAAATGGGCGCCTATCGCGATCCCTATTCGGAATTCGGCATGCTCTCGCTGCAGATGTGGCGCGCGATCCGGCTGGTCACCGACACCGGCCTGCATGCCAAGCGCTGGACGCGCGAACAGGCGATCCAGTATTTCCGCGACAATGCGCCCCTGTCGGAACGCGACATCGTCAAGGAAGTCGATCGCTACATCAACAATCCGGGCCAGGCGACCAGCTACATGATCGGCCAGATTCGCATCACGCAGTTGCGCAAGGAAGCCGAGCAGGCGCTGGGCGCGAAGTTCGACATTCGCGACTTCCATGAAGTGGTGCTGGCCAATGGCGCCCTGCCACTCGACGTGCTGGGCGAACAGGTCCAGGCCTATATCGCGGTCACCAAGGCCAAGGGCTGA
- a CDS encoding TonB-dependent siderophore receptor, producing MSFASKKNFVRYGAASIAACLLLANTSAQAQAPADEPDANAPAPDSIVVTGQNETNGLNLTARETPQSVTSLDSLRMQEQGLTDISEVMQQIVGIQTNRSSALGTDGTNYTARGFAVQNYLVDGVARPSNVYGFTEDTADMIAYDRIEVIRGSAGMMTGTGEPSAAINMIRKRPGADLSATVAATIGSWDKYRLEGDIGGALTASGHIRARVAGAWQDNDTFIDREHAKRQALYGVIEADLGPNTLLTAGVEYQNFRNEGASRGGVPLFFTDGTKTDFARSTNGGADWSDFRRKSVNIFASIAHDFDANWHLQVDAEHKSGSYDETIGYYFGTAIDKETGDGGTFYATRWASDLTLDAVYANLRGAFEALGQEQHVALTLSHTRFDDDQTPYPGWWGGSDYMYPINAYSYFPTGDVAKPDLTPSGGTAGNRIETSSIAGVARLKPIAPLSIIAGGRLTWWKQDSYAQDVTGPKVWTPVVDEKAVFTPYAGLVLDFTKTLSAYVSYASVFTPQTSRTVDGDVIAPLEGNTYEAGLKADFLDGRLSATAAVFKMKQDNYALADGPGIFAPDGSSAYHAVSGMKSSGFELEVKGEILPGWRIAGGFANARAEDRDGVRQMPQIAKNSFKMFSAYTLPGQFSALTIGGNVEWQGKTTADGEGPNGETYSQGSLAVVDLLANYRFTDHLSLSVHVENIFDKTYYSGLYLGSARYGEPRAVKFTLRGTL from the coding sequence ATGTCCTTTGCATCGAAGAAGAATTTCGTCCGCTACGGCGCGGCGTCGATCGCTGCCTGCTTGCTGCTGGCTAACACCAGCGCCCAGGCCCAGGCGCCCGCGGACGAGCCTGATGCAAACGCGCCCGCTCCGGACTCCATCGTCGTTACCGGCCAGAATGAGACCAACGGCCTCAACCTCACCGCCCGCGAAACGCCCCAGTCGGTCACCAGCCTCGACAGTCTACGCATGCAGGAACAGGGGCTGACCGACATTTCCGAAGTGATGCAGCAGATCGTCGGCATCCAGACCAACCGCTCCAGCGCGCTCGGCACCGACGGCACCAACTATACCGCGCGCGGCTTTGCGGTGCAGAATTATCTGGTCGACGGCGTTGCCCGCCCGTCGAATGTCTATGGCTTCACCGAAGATACCGCCGACATGATCGCCTATGACCGGATCGAGGTGATCCGCGGTTCGGCCGGCATGATGACCGGCACCGGCGAGCCGTCGGCGGCGATCAACATGATCCGCAAGCGGCCCGGCGCGGACCTGAGCGCGACGGTCGCGGCGACCATCGGTTCCTGGGACAAATACCGGCTGGAAGGCGACATCGGCGGCGCGCTGACCGCCAGCGGCCATATCCGCGCGCGCGTCGCCGGGGCCTGGCAGGATAACGACACTTTCATCGACCGCGAACATGCCAAGCGCCAGGCGCTCTATGGCGTGATCGAGGCCGATCTTGGCCCGAATACCCTGCTGACCGCTGGCGTCGAATATCAGAATTTCCGCAACGAAGGCGCCTCGCGCGGCGGCGTGCCGCTCTTCTTCACCGACGGCACGAAGACCGATTTCGCCCGCTCCACCAATGGCGGTGCCGACTGGTCCGACTTCCGCCGCAAGAGCGTCAACATCTTCGCCTCGATCGCCCATGATTTCGACGCCAACTGGCATCTGCAGGTCGATGCCGAGCACAAGTCCGGCTCCTATGACGAGACGATCGGCTATTATTTCGGCACCGCGATCGACAAGGAAACCGGCGATGGCGGCACCTTCTACGCCACCCGCTGGGCGTCGGACCTGACGCTCGACGCGGTCTATGCCAATCTGCGCGGCGCGTTCGAGGCACTGGGCCAGGAACAGCATGTCGCCCTGACCCTGAGCCACACCCGTTTCGACGATGACCAGACGCCCTATCCCGGCTGGTGGGGCGGCAGCGACTATATGTATCCGATCAATGCCTATAGCTATTTCCCGACCGGTGACGTCGCCAAGCCCGACCTGACGCCTTCGGGCGGCACCGCCGGCAACCGGATCGAGACCAGTTCGATTGCCGGCGTCGCCCGGCTGAAGCCGATCGCCCCGCTCTCGATCATCGCCGGCGGCCGCCTCACCTGGTGGAAGCAGGACAGCTATGCGCAGGACGTGACCGGCCCCAAGGTCTGGACCCCGGTGGTCGATGAAAAGGCGGTCTTCACCCCCTATGCCGGCCTGGTGCTGGACTTTACCAAGACCCTCTCGGCCTATGTCAGCTATGCCAGCGTGTTCACGCCGCAAACATCGCGCACCGTCGATGGCGATGTCATCGCCCCGCTCGAAGGCAATACCTATGAAGCCGGGCTCAAGGCCGACTTCCTCGACGGCCGCCTCAGCGCCACCGCCGCTGTGTTCAAGATGAAGCAGGACAATTATGCCCTGGCCGACGGCCCCGGCATTTTTGCGCCCGATGGCAGTTCGGCCTATCATGCGGTGTCGGGCATGAAGTCGTCGGGCTTCGAACTGGAGGTGAAGGGCGAAATCCTGCCCGGCTGGCGCATCGCCGGCGGCTTTGCCAACGCCCGAGCGGAAGATCGCGACGGCGTGCGCCAGATGCCGCAGATCGCCAAGAACAGCTTCAAGATGTTCAGTGCCTATACGCTGCCCGGCCAGTTCAGCGCGTTGACGATCGGCGGCAATGTCGAGTGGCAGGGCAAGACCACGGCCGACGGCGAAGGGCCGAATGGCGAAACCTACAGCCAGGGCAGCCTAGCGGTGGTCGACCTGCTCGCCAATTATCGCTTCACCGACCATCTCTCGCTGTCAGTCCATGTCGAGAATATCTTCGACAAGACCTATTATTCCGGCCTCTATCTCGGCAGCGCCCGCTACGGCGAACCCCGCGCGGTGAAGTTCACTCTGCGCGGCACGCTGTAA
- a CDS encoding energy transducer TonB encodes MTGVRRPFRVTGPAAASLGINALLIAALLNLGMGRAPKREEGAALTVMSLAALKGVEQGAEQAEAAEATTQPEAPVPTQAPPPTPVSPPQPVPPPMVAIPSALSLPVAVAPAAPSTPAAAAAPSSQPAARATPVMAASAGAPPARRGIADGLDANAPAGNSRAYAARVRSWLYAHKIYPRRAKMRHEEGVVKVRFVIDRAGMLIEGRVISSSGRASLDEEAAAMLHRASPYPKAPSDISGDRIEFTAPVEFVLPV; translated from the coding sequence ATGACGGGCGTGCGGCGTCCCTTTCGCGTCACGGGGCCGGCGGCGGCCTCGCTCGGGATAAACGCGCTGCTGATCGCGGCGCTACTGAACCTGGGCATGGGCCGCGCGCCGAAGCGCGAGGAGGGGGCTGCACTGACCGTCATGTCGCTGGCGGCGCTGAAGGGCGTGGAGCAGGGGGCGGAACAGGCCGAGGCGGCGGAGGCGACGACGCAGCCCGAAGCCCCGGTGCCGACGCAGGCGCCGCCTCCCACGCCCGTCAGCCCGCCGCAGCCGGTGCCGCCGCCGATGGTGGCGATCCCTTCCGCATTGTCGCTGCCCGTTGCGGTGGCGCCGGCTGCTCCGTCCACGCCGGCGGCCGCAGCGGCGCCATCGTCGCAGCCTGCGGCCAGGGCGACGCCGGTCATGGCCGCCAGCGCCGGCGCGCCGCCGGCCCGGCGCGGCATTGCCGACGGGCTGGACGCCAACGCCCCGGCCGGCAACAGCCGCGCCTATGCCGCGCGGGTGCGTTCCTGGCTCTATGCCCACAAAATTTATCCCCGCCGCGCCAAGATGCGGCATGAGGAAGGGGTGGTGAAGGTCCGCTTCGTGATCGACCGTGCCGGCATGCTGATCGAAGGGCGGGTGATCAGCAGTTCCGGCCGCGCCTCGCTTGACGAGGAAGCCGCCGCCATGCTGCACCGCGCCTCACCCTATCCCAAGGCTCCGTCCGACATATCCGGCGACCGCATCGAATTCACCGCGCCGGTGGAGTTCGTGCTGCCGGTATAG
- a CDS encoding TonB-dependent receptor domain-containing protein — MTKSKTLLLLGTALIALPLPAMAQDQSDDIAVASDSQFALDRMIISAGVEKVALDTPQAVTALDQEDIDQLQATTIGDLLEGMPGVNVQGGVGQLGQGFNIRGMGTAIGDSDNRILMTVDGVTKFYEQYRMGAFFSEPELYKRVEVLRGPASSTLYGAGALAGVINFTTKDASDFLRDGDKLAVRLKGATETNAQGHTLSGIVATEPVDGVELLGSYNYRRTDDYKSGNGDTVAASATESDSWLVKGRVAIGGNKKHAIWASYQDWISDAPQVYDQISAATGSSLMRRRVHDKTAVLGYVNDFDGSKFFNVEAQVAYSLSKVHQTETTFLGANLEYSDFSYESWQAKVQNTSEFAMGGDCTTFLILGGQWSTQERHNPRVNFDGTVTPGAGTHPEGDMDRYGLFGQLEIVWSDKLTIMPGVRVDWTRLTPGDTVVGGTVLTDKVKDSGVSPKLAALYNITPWFGLFGSVARTVRMPNIDEIFTRSATRPNNPDLKPEKSDNYEAGFTLSFDDMLGKNDRFRAKTTLFQNDVKDLIVNVSAAAGTPYFQNINRSRFKGIELEAEYGMGGFYARGNASFIDGKNRLTGDYLNTIPANDYRLTLGYNDVASGLSGGWTGEFAERQDKVTPGSFASAGSGLATPGYSVHNLFFAFKPQGGVAKGFEFRIAMDNIFDKQYRRHLSSLAAEGQSFRFTVANTF; from the coding sequence ATGACCAAGTCCAAGACCCTGCTTCTGCTGGGCACCGCGCTGATCGCACTGCCTTTGCCGGCAATGGCCCAGGACCAGAGTGACGACATTGCGGTCGCGAGCGATTCGCAGTTCGCGCTCGACCGGATGATCATCTCCGCAGGCGTCGAGAAGGTCGCGCTGGACACGCCGCAGGCGGTGACCGCGCTGGACCAGGAGGATATCGACCAGTTGCAGGCGACGACGATCGGCGACCTGCTGGAAGGCATGCCGGGCGTCAATGTGCAGGGCGGCGTCGGCCAGCTGGGCCAGGGCTTCAACATTCGCGGCATGGGCACGGCGATCGGCGACAGCGACAACCGCATCCTGATGACGGTCGATGGCGTCACCAAATTCTACGAACAATATCGCATGGGCGCCTTCTTCAGCGAGCCCGAACTCTACAAGCGGGTCGAGGTGCTGCGCGGCCCGGCATCTTCCACCCTCTATGGCGCGGGCGCGCTGGCGGGCGTGATCAACTTCACCACCAAGGATGCGTCGGACTTCCTGCGCGACGGCGACAAGCTGGCCGTGCGGTTGAAGGGCGCGACCGAAACCAATGCGCAGGGCCATACGCTGTCGGGCATTGTCGCGACCGAGCCGGTCGATGGCGTCGAGCTGCTGGGCAGCTATAATTATCGCCGCACCGACGATTACAAGAGCGGCAATGGCGACACCGTCGCTGCCTCCGCCACCGAATCCGACAGCTGGCTGGTCAAGGGCCGGGTCGCGATCGGCGGCAACAAGAAGCATGCGATCTGGGCGTCCTACCAGGACTGGATCAGCGACGCGCCGCAGGTCTATGACCAGATTTCGGCCGCCACCGGCAGCTCGCTGATGCGCCGCCGGGTTCATGACAAGACCGCCGTGCTGGGCTATGTCAACGACTTCGACGGCAGCAAATTTTTCAATGTCGAGGCGCAGGTCGCCTATTCGCTGTCCAAGGTCCACCAGACCGAGACGACCTTCCTGGGCGCGAACCTGGAATATTCCGATTTCTCCTATGAAAGCTGGCAGGCCAAGGTCCAGAACACCAGCGAGTTCGCCATGGGCGGCGACTGTACGACCTTCTTGATCCTGGGCGGCCAGTGGAGCACGCAGGAACGGCACAACCCGCGCGTCAATTTCGACGGCACGGTGACGCCGGGCGCGGGCACCCATCCCGAAGGCGACATGGACCGTTACGGCCTGTTCGGTCAGCTGGAGATCGTCTGGTCCGACAAGCTGACCATCATGCCGGGCGTGCGCGTCGATTGGACCCGCCTGACGCCGGGCGACACGGTGGTCGGCGGCACTGTCCTGACCGACAAGGTGAAGGATAGCGGCGTGTCGCCCAAGCTCGCGGCGCTCTACAATATCACGCCCTGGTTCGGCCTGTTCGGGTCGGTCGCGCGGACCGTGCGCATGCCCAATATCGACGAAATCTTCACCCGCAGCGCGACCCGGCCGAACAATCCCGATCTGAAGCCCGAGAAATCGGACAATTATGAAGCCGGCTTCACTTTGTCCTTCGACGATATGCTGGGCAAGAATGACCGCTTCCGCGCGAAGACCACCCTGTTCCAGAACGACGTAAAGGATCTGATCGTCAACGTCTCGGCCGCGGCGGGCACGCCCTATTTCCAGAATATCAACCGGTCGCGTTTCAAGGGCATCGAGCTGGAAGCCGAATATGGCATGGGCGGCTTCTATGCGCGCGGTAATGCCAGCTTCATCGATGGCAAGAACCGGCTGACCGGCGATTATCTCAACACCATCCCGGCGAACGACTATCGCCTGACGCTGGGCTATAATGATGTGGCGAGCGGCCTGTCGGGCGGCTGGACCGGCGAATTTGCCGAGCGGCAGGACAAGGTGACGCCGGGCAGCTTCGCCTCGGCCGGGTCGGGCCTGGCGACGCCGGGCTACAGCGTCCACAACCTGTTCTTCGCCTTCAAGCCGCAGGGTGGCGTGGCCAAGGGCTTCGAATTCCGCATCGCCATGGATAATATCTTCGACAAGCAATATCGCCGCCATCTGTCGTCGCTCGCCGCCGAGGGACAGAGCTTCCGCTTCACCGTGGCGAACACCTTCTGA
- a CDS encoding DUF4198 domain-containing protein — protein sequence MSNHRRPVNALFAAALPVLLLAGATAAQAHMPYVLPTLFDAGKADHVTVTSAFAEDAFVPEVAMRDAPFHLVAPDGSQATTGPVTYLRDLSVFEADLKADGTYRITTGQRAGRKGKMFRVGDSWQMRGEGGDPKPGTQEVEVQSMTLADAYVTRGQTTQAALKPVGTGLEIQPVTHPNAIVSGSDASFVLLFDGKPLPATQVTLFRSAGVHDGRKVATETKSDAQGRFSLKPDDAGTYLILVRHRGAAPAGSETPYRSYTYTLAFDAA from the coding sequence TTGTCCAACCATCGCCGCCCGGTGAACGCCCTGTTCGCCGCCGCCTTGCCTGTGCTGCTATTGGCCGGCGCCACCGCTGCCCAGGCGCATATGCCCTATGTACTGCCGACCCTGTTCGATGCCGGAAAGGCCGACCATGTCACCGTCACCTCGGCCTTTGCCGAGGATGCCTTCGTCCCCGAAGTCGCGATGCGCGACGCGCCCTTTCACCTGGTCGCGCCAGATGGCAGCCAGGCGACCACCGGCCCGGTCACCTATCTGCGTGACCTGTCGGTGTTCGAGGCTGATCTGAAGGCGGACGGCACCTATCGCATCACCACCGGCCAGCGCGCCGGACGCAAGGGCAAGATGTTCCGCGTCGGCGACAGCTGGCAGATGCGCGGCGAAGGCGGCGATCCCAAGCCCGGCACGCAGGAGGTCGAGGTGCAGAGCATGACGCTCGCCGACGCCTATGTCACCCGCGGCCAGACGACGCAGGCCGCGCTCAAGCCGGTCGGCACGGGCCTCGAAATCCAGCCGGTCACCCATCCCAACGCCATCGTGTCGGGCAGCGATGCCAGCTTCGTGCTGCTGTTCGACGGCAAGCCCCTGCCCGCCACGCAGGTCACCCTGTTCCGCAGCGCCGGCGTGCATGACGGCCGCAAGGTCGCGACCGAGACCAAGAGCGACGCGCAGGGCCGCTTCAGCCTGAAGCCCGACGACGCCGGCACCTATCTGATCCTGGTCCGCCATCGCGGCGCCGCCCCGGCCGGGTCGGAAACACCCTATCGCAGCTACACCTACACGCTGGCGTTCGACGCCGCCTGA
- a CDS encoding DUF2218 domain-containing protein → MTLTATVPTTHGSRYLQQLCKHWSHKFETSFDADKGEIAFPMGPIHLSADAELLTVVLEPNADADVEKFKQVVADHLDRFAFREAPLPFNWA, encoded by the coding sequence ATGACGCTGACCGCCACCGTGCCGACCACCCATGGCAGCCGTTACCTGCAGCAGCTTTGCAAGCATTGGAGCCACAAGTTCGAGACCAGCTTCGATGCGGACAAGGGCGAGATCGCCTTTCCGATGGGGCCGATCCACCTGAGTGCCGATGCCGAGCTGCTGACCGTGGTGCTGGAACCCAATGCGGACGCCGATGTCGAGAAGTTCAAGCAGGTCGTCGCCGACCATCTCGACCGCTTCGCCTTCCGCGAGGCGCCCTTGCCCTTCAACTGGGCCTGA